A portion of the Granulosicoccus antarcticus IMCC3135 genome contains these proteins:
- the bhcD gene encoding iminosuccinate reductase BhcD, with amino-acid sequence MFVVSEEVCRKVVSRADAFDAVQAVFAAMARGDARNFPVVREALGHADALYGFKSGFDRAGLALGVKSGGYWPGNAQKGLTNHQSTVFLFDPDTGQLQALVGGNYLTAIRTAAASAVSIAHLARKDARVLGMIGAGHQAQFQLRAAAEQRQFEKVIAWNLHPEKLSILEAVATELGLPFEAVGRQQLAEQADTIITITSAHEALLDSGWIRPGTHIACMGTDTAGKQELDPQLFSDASVFTDELAQSITIGEAQHAFKAGQLQEADITALGAVINGDHPGRVTDDEITVFDGTGVGLQDLAVAAVALRVACEEGDAKEIAL; translated from the coding sequence ATGTTTGTAGTCTCAGAAGAAGTCTGTCGTAAGGTCGTTTCACGTGCCGATGCGTTTGATGCTGTGCAAGCGGTATTTGCGGCCATGGCGCGCGGTGATGCTCGCAACTTCCCGGTGGTCCGGGAGGCCCTTGGTCATGCCGATGCGCTGTATGGATTCAAGTCAGGTTTTGACAGGGCAGGCTTGGCACTGGGTGTAAAGTCGGGTGGCTATTGGCCCGGCAATGCCCAGAAGGGCTTGACCAATCACCAGTCAACGGTATTTCTGTTCGATCCCGATACGGGTCAGCTGCAGGCGCTGGTTGGTGGTAATTATCTGACAGCCATACGCACGGCAGCAGCCAGTGCTGTATCCATCGCGCATCTTGCACGCAAGGATGCCAGGGTTCTGGGTATGATCGGTGCGGGGCATCAGGCGCAATTCCAGTTGCGAGCCGCAGCTGAGCAGCGACAGTTCGAGAAGGTGATCGCCTGGAATCTGCACCCTGAGAAGTTGTCAATACTTGAGGCGGTGGCCACCGAACTCGGATTACCTTTTGAGGCAGTGGGGCGGCAGCAACTGGCGGAACAGGCGGACACCATCATTACCATTACATCCGCACACGAAGCATTGCTGGATAGCGGTTGGATCAGGCCGGGTACCCATATCGCTTGCATGGGAACCGATACCGCCGGTAAGCAGGAGCTGGATCCACAGTTGTTTTCTGACGCATCGGTATTTACCGACGAGCTGGCACAGTCGATCACGATTGGTGAGGCGCAGCATGCCTTCAAGGCGGGGCAGTTGCAGGAGGCGGATATCACGGCGCTGGGGGCAGTGATCAACGGTGATCATCCTGGACGAGTGACTGATGATGAAATTACCGTTTTTGATGGAACGGGTGTCGGACTACAGGATCTGGCGGTGGCGGCTGTCGCTTTGAGGGTGGCTTGTGAAGAAGGTGATGCCAAAGAAATCGCTCTATAA